In Schistocerca serialis cubense isolate TAMUIC-IGC-003099 chromosome 3, iqSchSeri2.2, whole genome shotgun sequence, the following proteins share a genomic window:
- the LOC126469738 gene encoding RNA-binding protein squid-like: protein MNYYTDYQGFMPPAANGIQSTGTAGIPGRDDDRKLFIGGLPRQITENEIKNYFSLFGDVDSVTIKIDPFTGQSRGFAFIVFVDPKTIDQLLSSEHYINSKKVDLKRIIKKSQHGKIFVGGLTADITDNDIKSYFSQYGTVVDVQTPYDKARNQRKGFCFVTFDSKNVVRELLKTPKQFIKGKEVDVKKVKVNQEGTVTAAGGRVFPGNWVNQGYGTYVGSYPQDFGTNYSSTTYEGYDYSTDYTTAYEYPGGYVYDGFSGVQGTYSTAGKPRVGARQLQRPQPY from the coding sequence ATGAATTATTACACAGATTATCAGGGCTTTATGCCGCCCGCTGCTAATGGTATACAGTCTACAGGTACGGCTGGAATACCGGGCCGGGATGATGACAGAAAGTTGTTTATCGGCGGGCTTCCGAGACAGATTACAGAGAACGagattaaaaattatttcagtttgtttGGAGACGTTGACAGCGTTACGATTAAAATTGACCCTTTCACGGGACAGTCAAGAGGCTTTGCCTTCATAGTATTTGTAGATCCGAAAACTATTGACCAGTTGCTGTCGTCTGAACACTATATAAACAGCAAGAAAGTAGATCTCAAGCGAATCATAAAAAAGTCGCAGCATGGCAAAATATTCGTTGGTGGCTTGACCGCTGACATAACAGACAACGACATTAAGTCTTATTTCTCCCAATATGGTACTGTAGTCGATGTGCAAACTCCGTATGACAAAGCTAGAAATCAGAGAAAAGGCTTTTGCTTCGTAACTTTCGACTCGAAAAATGTAGTTCGTGAGCTGTTGAAGACACCCAAACAATTCATCAAAGGAAAGGAAGTAGACgtcaaaaaggtcaaggtgaatcAAGAAGGTACTGTCACTGCAGCTGGTGGTAGAGTTTTTCCTGGAAATTGGGTGAACCAAGGCTATGGAACTTACGTTGGCTCATATCCGCAAGATTTTGGAACTAATTATAGTAGTACAACCTATGAAGGCTATGACTACTCGACGGATTACACAACAGCTTATGAATACCCAGGAGGATATGTGTATGATGGTTTCAGTGGAGTCCAAGGCACGTACTCAACAGCTGGGAAACCAAGAGTAGGTGCTCGTCAGCTACAGAGACCTCAGCCGTACTAG